Genomic segment of Halopelagius inordinatus:
TCGTACGCCTTCTGGTATCTCGGCGGGTTCGGCGGCGCGGACGCGAAAGCGCTCATCACGTTCTCGATACTGCTGCCGACGTTCCCGACGTACTACCTGCCGGGCATCGCGCTTCCGGCCGAAGCGACGACGCTCGGCGTGTTCTCGATGACCATCCTCACGAACACGGTCATCTTCGCCGCCGGCTACCCTCTCGCGATGGCCGCCCGGAACCTCCTCGACGGCGACACGGAGGTTCCGCTGCTGTTTTTCGGGCGGCGCATCCCGACCGCCGACCTCTCGACGGCGCACGGCCGCCTGTTCGAGACGCCCGACGGGCACAGTCGGAACGGACTCGACATAGACGCCCTCCGGATGTACCTGCGGTGGCGCGGGACGACGCTCGCGGCACTCAGAGACGACCCGGAGACCCACCGCGACCCCTCTAGCATCGTCGAGACGCACGACCCGACCGACGGCGCAGTCGTCGCGGACGCGGCCACCACCGACAGCGCTTCGCGGCCCGCGTCGGAGGCGCACTCGGACGGCGGCGTCGTCGCGGACGCAGTCGCCGACGACGGCGACGAGTGGGGTGCGGAGGCGTTCATGGACTCCATCGAGGGGTCGGCGTACGGCACGACGCCGGAGAAACTCCGCGGCGGCCTCGACGTCGTGACGACGACGGACGCTCTCTGGATTTCGCCGGGCATCCCGTTTCTCGTTCCGATGTTCTTCGGAACCGTCGTCGCGTTCGTCTACGGCGACGTGCTGTTCGGCGTCGTCGGGATGCTCGGACTGGTCTGACGCGTCGTTTTTTTCACCGACGGTGACGAACGCCCGACCGTGCCCGCCCGAAGGCCGTTCGCCGCCGGCGTCGTCGGCACACTCTTCGGCGGTATCGTCCCGTACCTGCTGTTTCCGGACGCTCTCCTCGCCGCAACGAGCGCCGCAGTGTGGGGTCTCGGTGCCGGTCTGACGGTCACAGAGGGGGCGGCGTGGGTCGGCGACCCGGGGACGGGCGGGTTCGAAGACGCCCTCCCGGGCGTCGTGTTGCTCCTCGTCGGTCTCTTCGGGTTCCACGACGGACTGCCCGTCGCCGACTCGCTTCGGATAGCGCTCGTCTTCCTCGCGGCCGGCGCGCTCTCGGTCTGTACCAACGCCGGCGTTCGCTTCGGCCGGCGGATGGCGTCGGAGTGACCCGTGAGTACAAAAGACATATCGGCGGGCACCGCATGGTTCGACGCGATGACCGAGGACGTAACGGTGGACTTCGGCGAGGACGGACTCGTGCCCGCCGTCGCACAGGACGCCGAGTCCGGCGAGGTGTTGATGCTCGCGTACGTCTCGCCCGAAGCCCTCGAACGGACCCGCGAGACGGGACGCGCGCACTACTACTCGCGGAGTCGGGACGAACTCTGGGAGAAAGGCGCGACAAGCGGACACACCCAAGCCGTCGAGGAGGTACGCGTCGACTGCGACGCCGACACGCTCCTGTACGTCGTCGAACAGACCGGCGGCGCGTGCCACACGGGCCACCGGTCGTGTTTCTACCGCACCATCGACGGCGAGGCGGACGGCGAACGCGTCTTCGACCCCGACGAGGTGTACGACGACTGAGAGACACACGATGACAGACGCCACACCGGCAGACGCGAGCGAACCGGCCGATTCCGACGTCTCCGACCTCGTGCGACGGCTTCGCGAGGCCAGAGACGCCGTCGACGACGCCGACTCCGCTATCGCCGACCACGGGAGAGACGAGGTGCATCGCGCCGTCAACGCGCACCGACGGGCGACGAAACTACTCGACGACTACGAGGACTCCGCGACGGGGACGGGCGACTTTCAGGCGTACGTCCGGTTCCAAGAGGAGTTCATCGGCCTCGTCGAGGACCTCCCCGAGGACGTGCCCGTCCGAGAGGCGTTCGAAGACGCCGCAGAGCGGATGGACCGCAGACGCCTCCGCGAACGCGACTTCGTCGGCGCGCGCGAGGACCTCGAACCGGCGGCCCGACTCAAAGACCTCCTCGACCGGCGGGAGTCCGCCCGCGACGAACTCGCGGCCGCGCGCCGCGACGCCGCCCTCCGACTGACGGAATTAGAGGATGCCGCCGACGAACTCGCCGACCTCGTCGCGTTGGGAGCGGCCGACCTCGACGCGCCGGTCGATATCCTCAGAGAACCGATAGCGACCTACGCCGAGGCGGTCCGCGAGGAGTTCCGACGGTGGAAAGCCGAAGCGCCCGCCCGCGACGTGCTCGAACTCCCGGCGGCGGCGACGGCGTTTCCGCTGGTCGACTACCGGCCGCCGCCGCGCGACGTTCTCGACTACGTCCGCGAGCGACGCGGCGGCGACCACCCGATACCGAAACTGCTCGAGTACACCGGCTACTCGGGGTCGAAACTCGACCACTACGTCGACGACGCCGCGGCGCTTCAGACCTCGGTCGCCGTCCACCGGACCTACCTCGAACGGCTCGATGCCGACCCCCTCGTCGTCTCGTGGCCGCCGCCGCAGGCGGGGGTACTCCGCCGCCGCGCGGACGAGATAATCTCGCTTCTGAACCGCTTTGCCTCCGAGGAGACGGTCGCGACGCTGCGGCGCGTTCGGGACCTGACGTACCGCGACGACTACGAGAGTCTCCGGACCGCCGCGCGCGCCCGCAACGAGGTTACCGAGGACCAACTCGCGCGTCTCCGTTCCGGCACCGTCGAGGCGGAACTCGACGCGGTTCGGGACGCGCACGACCGTCTCGCGGCGGTCCTCGAAGAGACCGACGACGAGGACGCCTGACAGATGGTCGTCGTCGCCGCCACCGCGTTCGTGGCGGGGGCGGTCTGTCTGTTCTACGCGAGCAAAGCCCTGCGGACGCGGCGGGCGGCCGCCCGCTTGGAGGTCGAAGACGACCCCACGGCGTGGCTTCTCCCGCCCGACGAACGCGAGGACGCGCCCGAGGACCCGGTCGAGGACGTCTCGATAGAACGCGGGGCCGTCCTCCTGTTTCTCGGCCTACTCTGTTTCCTGTTCGGTATCCTCAGCGTCTGACTTCCGGCGAGTCGGCGCGGGCGTCCGTCGTTGAAGAGAAGCGAATCGAGCGGGGTCGTTCGTCCCGTCGGAGCGGGTCAGTTCAGCGAGTCCAGAGCGACGCGAAGCGCGGACTCCGCGCCGTCGGCGAGTTCCTGCGCCCGT
This window contains:
- a CDS encoding A24 family peptidase; translated protein: MFATVPDLLRLLVVPVLGWAAWRDVETRRVPSVAWYPLVALGVVLLAWDAVGHLSLSTLADRLFFVRVGVSLLFVAPLSYAFWYLGGFGGADAKALITFSILLPTFPTYYLPGIALPAEATTLGVFSMTILTNTVIFAAGYPLAMAARNLLDGDTEVPLLFFGRRIPTADLSTAHGRLFETPDGHSRNGLDIDALRMYLRWRGTTLAALRDDPETHRDPSSIVETHDPTDGAVVADAATTDSASRPASEAHSDGGVVADAVADDGDEWGAEAFMDSIEGSAYGTTPEKLRGGLDVVTTTDALWISPGIPFLVPMFFGTVVAFVYGDVLFGVVGMLGLV
- a CDS encoding DUF7118 family protein translates to MTDATPADASEPADSDVSDLVRRLREARDAVDDADSAIADHGRDEVHRAVNAHRRATKLLDDYEDSATGTGDFQAYVRFQEEFIGLVEDLPEDVPVREAFEDAAERMDRRRLRERDFVGAREDLEPAARLKDLLDRRESARDELAAARRDAALRLTELEDAADELADLVALGAADLDAPVDILREPIATYAEAVREEFRRWKAEAPARDVLELPAAATAFPLVDYRPPPRDVLDYVRERRGGDHPIPKLLEYTGYSGSKLDHYVDDAAALQTSVAVHRTYLERLDADPLVVSWPPPQAGVLRRRADEIISLLNRFASEETVATLRRVRDLTYRDDYESLRTAARARNEVTEDQLARLRSGTVEAELDAVRDAHDRLAAVLEETDDEDA
- the hisI gene encoding phosphoribosyl-AMP cyclohydrolase, giving the protein MTEDVTVDFGEDGLVPAVAQDAESGEVLMLAYVSPEALERTRETGRAHYYSRSRDELWEKGATSGHTQAVEEVRVDCDADTLLYVVEQTGGACHTGHRSCFYRTIDGEADGERVFDPDEVYDD